ATCATGAAGAACAATATAATGTCAACTTTATTTGTTGGTATTGATGTTAGTTCTAAGACTAATGTCTTATGTGCTCTTGATTTTCAGGGTAATAAACTTCTTAACCTAAAAGCTTTGAATAACCAGCCAGGTGCTGAATCAATTTTAGGAAGCATTCTAGACTGTTTAAATTCTAATAGTTTAAAATATGCTGTTATTGCCCTAGAATCTACCTCTATTTATAGTACTCACATAGCTAATTATCTATCTTCAAACGAAATACTTTTAGCATACAAGCCTCTTGTATATTGTCTTAATCCTAAGACTATTGCTAATTACAGAAAGTCTTTTGTTGATATGGATAAGACCGACCCTTTGGATGCTTATATTATTGCTGATTTTGCTAGATGCGGTAGAATAACATCTGGCCCCTGGAGGGGAGCTCAGTTTCTTGCACTGCAAAGATTGACTCATCATAGACTGCATTTAGTTGAGTCTATTACTAAAGAAAAAGCTTATATGGTATCTAATATATATTTGAAGTTTAGTTAGTCAGTTAGTTACATTAGATAAGGAAGATAAGCCTTTCTCTAACACTTATGAAGCCACATCAGCTGCTGTTTTAACTGAATTTCTCTCTTTAGATGATATTACTTATTCTTCTATCGAAGATTTAGTAGCTTTCGTAAGAGAGAAAGGGAAAAATCGATTTAGCAATCCATTAGAAACTGCTAAATTACTCAAAAAAGCTGCTAGAGATTCTTACCGTTTAGATAAAGTATTATATGAGCCTTTGAATGTATCAATCGCCTCATTTTTTAATGTTATTAAGGCTTTAGAAAATGAGATCAAAGCTATTGAAAAAAATATTAAAGGTATCAATACTACTGAATATCAGTCTCTTACTTCTATACAAGGTATAGGTCCAGTACTTGCCAGTGGTATTCTAGCTGAAATTGGCACAATGACTTCATTTCGCTCTCAT
The window above is part of the Clostridiisalibacter paucivorans DSM 22131 genome. Proteins encoded here:
- a CDS encoding IS110 family transposase — translated: MKNNIMSTLFVGIDVSSKTNVLCALDFQGNKLLNLKALNNQPGAESILGSILDCLNSNSLKYAVIALESTSIYSTHIANYLSSNEILLAYKPLVYCLNPKTIANYRKSFVDMDKTDPLDAYIIADFARCGRITSGPWRGAQFLALQRLTHHRLHLVESITKEKAYMVSNIYLKFS